A DNA window from Mus pahari chromosome 13, PAHARI_EIJ_v1.1, whole genome shotgun sequence contains the following coding sequences:
- the Selenom gene encoding selenoprotein M translates to MSILLSPPSLLLLLAALVAPATSATNYRPDWNRLRGLARGRVETCGGUQLNRLKEVKAFVTEDIQLYHNLVMKHLPGADPELVLLTRNYQELERIPLSQMTRDEINALVQELGFYRKSAPEAQVPPEYLWAPAKPPEEASERSDL, encoded by the exons ATGAGCATCCTACTGTCGCCGCCgtcgctgctgctgctcctcGCAGCCCTTGTGGCTCCAGCCACCTCCGCCACCAACTACCGACCGGATTGGAACCGTCTTCGAGGCCTGGCCAGGGGGCGGGTGGAG acctgTGGAGGATGACAGTTGAATCGCCTAAAGGAG GTGAAGGCCTTTGTCACCGAGGACATTCAACTGTA CCACAACCTGGTGATGAAGCACCTCCCTGGGGCAGACCCCGAACTCGTGCTGTTAACCCGAAATTACCAGGAACTAGAG CGAATCCCACTCAGCCAAATGACCCGGGACGAGATCAATGCGCTGGTACAGGAGCTCGGCTTCTACCGCAAGTCGGCGCCGGAAGCGCAGGTGCCCCCCGAGTACCTGTGGGCGCCCGCTAAGCCCCCCGAGGAAGCTTCAGAGCGCTCCGACCTGTAG